The genomic window GTGCTGCTCTTCGACACCGACCCCCAATCCAACGCCACGAGCGGCCTCGGCATGAGGGCCGCGCCGGAAGATCTCACCTCCTACCACGTCCTCACCGGCCAGGCCCCCTGGGATGCCGCGGCGCGCCCCACCGCCCTGGAGCACCTGCACCTCGTGCCGGCCTCCCGGGATCTCTCCGGGGCCGAGATCGAGCTTGTCGCCGCCGGCCGCCGGGAGTTTCGCCTCCGGGATGCGTTGGCGCCGGCCCGCGAGCACTTCGACTACATTCTCGTGGACTGTCCCCCGAGCCTGGGCCTGCTCACCATCAACGCCCTGGTCGCCTCGGACGCGGTCATCATCCCGCTCCAATGTGAGTACTACGCCCTGGAAGGCCTCTCCCAGCTCCTCCACACCGTGCGCACCGTGAAGCGGGGTTTCAACCCGCGGCTCGAGATCGAGGGCATCCTGTTGACCATGTTCGACCCCCGCAACAACCTCAGCCACCAGGTGGCCGACGAGGTGAAGCGCCACTTCAAGGACAAGGTCTTCCGCTCCGTGATCCCACGCAACGTGCGCCTGAGCGAGTCCCCGAGCCACGGCAAGCCGGCGCTCCTCTACGACATCCGCTCCACCGGCGCCCAGAGCTACCTGCGCATGGCTCGCGAGCTCATCCGGCCCCCCCGCCGCGCTCCGGCTGCGGCCTGA from Thermodesulfobacteriota bacterium includes these protein-coding regions:
- a CDS encoding AAA family ATPase, with protein sequence MARILSLANQKGGVGKTTTAVNLAASLAAAEKRVLLFDTDPQSNATSGLGMRAAPEDLTSYHVLTGQAPWDAAARPTALEHLHLVPASRDLSGAEIELVAAGRREFRLRDALAPAREHFDYILVDCPPSLGLLTINALVASDAVIIPLQCEYYALEGLSQLLHTVRTVKRGFNPRLEIEGILLTMFDPRNNLSHQVADEVKRHFKDKVFRSVIPRNVRLSESPSHGKPALLYDIRSTGAQSYLRMARELIRPPRRAPAAA